The Mesoplasma tabanidae sequence GAACATAAATAACTAATAAGATTAAAGCAAAGTAAGTTGATCTGACGAATCTTTTCATGATTTAGCTCCTTTCTTTTCAAATTTATTTGTAAAGAATTTAGATACCATCATCAATAAGAATACTAATGCTGCTAATACAACACTAATTGCGGCTCCAAATCCAAAGTCACTTCCTTTAAAGAAATATGACTCAATTATTGATGTAATTAAATTAATTTTTCCATTACCCATATATTGAACAACTATAAGTGAAGTTGCTGCTTGTAACAGAACAAGTGTAATTGCAGTAATAACCCCTGGCATTGATGATCTAAAAGTTATTCCTCAAAAAGTTTTATATTTTGAGCAACCTAAATCCATTGCTGCCTCTTCAATATCTCTTCTTCTTGAGTCTAGAGCATCATAAATTGGTGTTATTGCAAATGGAATAAACATATAAGTCATTCCAATAATAATTGCTATTTGTGTTCCTAAAGCACTAGGGGCCATAATTAAGAATAAACTTCTTAGTCCTAGTACTTTTAAAAGCATTGAAATTCACATAGGCATTGTAATCAATAATCACATATTTTTTGCTAATATTTTTGATCTCATTTCTGACATTATTAAAGCTATAGGATATCCTAAAATAATACAAAATAATGACGCTATAAAAGCATATGCTATGGTTAATCCCATAGACATCATAATATTTCCATTTTTAAATAATCTAATAAATTTTTCTAAACTAACTTCAAACATTTTCAAGTCGCCGCTTGGTTGAACTAATGAATACACAACAATTGAAAGAATAGGAATAATTACTAACAAAATCATAACAATAAAGAAAGGCAATAAAATAGGTCATGCTTTTCCCTTTGCAAAGTTAAATAATTTAGTTTTTCCTAAAGTCTTGTTAATTTCTTTTAATTTTTGACGAACTTTAATCTTGTTTTCACGTGCAATTTCATTATCAATTGCTGATTCCAATTGTTCTTGGTCAAAAGCTACAGAAATTTTTTTATCTTTTTTTGCCATTTCTACTCTACTTCTTTTCACATTACATGAATTGCTTCATCATTTCATTTAATAGAAACTTTATCATCAACTTTAAATGTTTGTGTTGTGTGTATTTTTCAAATTCTTTTTTTAGTTGTTTCGACCAATAGTTCTCAGTGCACCCCTTTAAAAGTTGTATGCATTACAGAAGCATTAAAAAACCCTGTGTTAACTTTTTTAATCTCAATATCTTCTGGGCGAATTACGATATCAATTGATTTTTCATTTTCACCAAAGTTAGTATCATCACAAACAAATGCTTTACCATCTATTTGAACTTTATTATCTTCAATAAATACTCCATCTTCAATAATGTTTGATTGTCCAATAAATTTAGCTACTCATAAGTTTTCTGGTTCATTATAAATATCTTCAGGAGTTCCAATTTGTTGTATTGAACCTTCGTTCATAACAACAACACGATCACTTATGCTTAATGCTTCTTCTTGATCATGTGAAACCATTAAAAATGTAATACCAATTTCTCTTTGTAGCCTTTTTAGTTCTTCACGCATATGCTGTCTTAATTGAACATCTAAAGCTGCTAATGGTTCGTCTAATAATAAAACTTTTGGCTTCATAACTAAAGCTCTAGCAATTGCAACACGTTGTTTTTGACCACCAGAAAGATCATTAATATTTCTATCTTCAAATCCTTCTAATCCTACTTGTCTAATTTGTTTTAAAACTTCACGTTGTAAGATATCTTTTTTAGTTTTTTTAGTTCTTAAGCCAAACGCAATGTTATCAAATACATTTAAATGTGGAAATAAAGCATAAGATTGAAAAATTGTATTAAATTGTCTTTTATTAATTGGGATTGGTAATAAGTCCTTACCTTCAAACATAATTTGTCCACTGTTTGGTTTTTCAAAACCTGCTACAATTCTTAAAGTTGTTGTTTTACCACAACCTGATGGTCCTAAAAGAGTAATAAATTCTCCTTCTTTAATATTTAAATCTATACCTTTTAAAACAACTTTACCATCGTAGTCTTTAGTTACATTACGTAACTCTAAGATGTTATTTTCCATTTTGGTTTCCTCTTTTTCTTCATATATGATTGTTGAGTTTTAAACTCAAAAAAACATGTCATCATATGACAAAATAGAAGTCGTTATTTACTTGACTTCCTACTTAAGGGAGAGGCTCTCAGTTTCTAAAATAGTTTCAAAAATTTGGGTATGGCTAAATGCAACATCTAATCATTCAAGAATTAGATATTGTTGTGAATTTGAAATTTCTTTAAATTTTAATAAATTCATAGCTTACCTCCTTTTAAAACAACTAAATAAATTTTATATTAATTATTTAAAAAATGTATAAAAAGTTATTTTTTAGAAATTAAAAAAACGAAGCTTTAATTACTTCATTTTTTGCATTAATATTATTTAAAAATATTTTTAAATAGATAATCTCCAACTCCACCTTCTCCAGCTGTTAAAGCTGTAACATCATCAGCAACTTCCTTAACTAAGTCTTTAGCATTTTTCATGGCTACACCTTTACCTGCTCATTTAATTGCTGCCATATCATTTTCACCATCTCCAAAGTAAATAACATCTTTTGGATCTATATTCAACTGCTCAGTAACATATTTCAGTCCATATGCTTTATCAACACCATTTGGATTTAATTCAATATTTGAGTGAGATTCAGAAACATAACTAAAAGCAAAAATGGAAATGTCATTCTTTTCAGCAAATTGTCTAAATTTTTCCATGTGCTTTGATTTACCAAAACAAATAAATTTACTTACTTTTAATCTATTAAAATCTGTTTTGCTGTTGTAACTTATTAATTTTTGTCGTTTTGTTTTAAATTTCATGAATGTTCTAAAAGCACTTATTTTTTTATTGCAGTATGCATATTTTTCATCTTCAGAATATGCAAAAATTCTAATTTTATTTTTATTAGCACAATCAAATAGTTCTTTGGTTAATTTTGGCTCAAATGAAACTGTATAATATATTTTTATTTCTTTACTATTTTCGTGATTAAAACTAAAAGATTGACCGCCATTTTGAGAAACAAATGGATAGAGTGAATCTTCTATTTGTAGTTCCTTAGCAATATGATGTATTGTTGTTAAATTTCTACCTGTTGCAATAACTACTGGTATGTTTAATTCTTTAGCTTTTAAAATTGCATCCTTTGTTTTTTGATGAATACCAGTTTTATGGTCAAATACTGTTCCATCAATGTCAATTGCTATCATCTTTATCATTTAAGTTACCTCTTTTTTGTATTTAAATAAATTATACTTTAAGGAAATTTAAATAAAAGAAAACTAAGAATAAATCTTATGAATATATTTTTGCAAGTATACAAAATGTTTTTTTATTAATAATAGGTCATTTCATTCGTGAAATGACTTTTTGCTTGCTTTAAGTAGTTATATGCAGGTGGATTTTTTGATTTAATTCTAATTCTGATTAAGTTATAATAATTAATGTAATTTTCAATGATTTCTTTGATTCTGTTAAAGTCTTTTTGTTTAAGTACTTCTGGTTCTTCAGTTTTTAGCTGTGAAAAAAATGTTTCACAAGCTGCGTTATCAAGTGATAAACCTGGATTTGATAATGAAATGATCAAGTTATTATCTTTAGCAAATCTTTGAGCTTAAATTGATGTATATTGGTATCCGTTATCAGAATGAATAATTTTAACTTTAGATGAATCATGAAATTTTTCTGCACTCTTTCAAGTATCTTTATATATTTTATTATCATTTATTTTTGAAACAGTATGCCCAACTATAAAACCAGAAGCAACATCTTTTAAAACGCTTAAATAAACATAACCTTTATTGCAAGGAATGTATGAAACATCTGTAACTCATAGTTCATCTTGTTTATAATCATTTCATTTTCTATTAACAATATTTTTAAATTTTCGATTCATGTTTTTTATTTTCTTTTGGTTTCTTAATAAATTTTTTTATTCTAAGATTTGAATATAAGTTTAAAAGTTTCATGTATCTATAAACTTTAGAACAACTAACTTTAATTCCTTTATTTTCTAATACTATTTGAATTCTTGGGTATCCATATCTTGCGTTATTTTGTTTAAAAATACTTTCAACTTCATAGGCAAATGTTTTATCAAATTTAATTTGATACTCCGGCATTCCTTTTTTAAGTCATAAATAATATGTTCTTCTTGTGATTTTTAAAATTTCACAAATTTGATAAATTTTGTATTTATTTTTTAATTTATAAGTTAATTTACATTTATTAAATATTATTTCTTTTTTTGAGATTCTCTCATCAACTCATCAAACTTTTTTCAGATATCTCGCTCCATATTTGCTTGCTTAAGTTGTTTTTTTAACATAGCTATTTCTCTATCTTTTGAATCAAGAGATCTAGATGAAGGTTTCGCTTTGCCTTTTTGCTTAACATTCATTTTTCCAGTTTGACTTTCCAACGCAGATAGTCCGTATATTTCATAATCAAGGCATCATTTTCTAATTGCTGAATAAGATACATTGTATTTTTTTGATAACTGTGAAAAAGTCATTTGTTTTTCAAAATGTTCTTTTACTATTATTTCTTTTTCTTGAGTTGATAAGATAATTGATTTGTTTCCTTTGATATTTGCCATAAAAAAAATTCTCCTTGTATACACATTTTAATGATAAATTGTTTTTTTATCATTTTTGTATACTTAGAGAATTATATTCAAGAATAAATCTTAGCTTTTTTCTTATTTTAAGTGTTCTAAAAAACTTAATGCCCCTAAATATTGAACTGTTTGATTAGCAAACATATTTGACTTTTTAATAATTTCTGTAATTTGCTCTGTTGGCGAATTTTCATTAATTTCTAAAGATACATATTCATTGATTAAATTTGAAATAAAAGCATCTCCAGCACCAGTAGTATCTACTAAATTTTCAGCTAATATAGTTGGTACATAATTTAATTTATTTTTTCACCCAAAAATAGTGTCATTACATCCACGAGTTATACAAACTAATGCAGTTGGGTTTTTTTGCATTATTGATTTAATAGCCTCTTCTTGATTTTCAATTTCTGTTAATAACAATAATTCATCTTCTGAAAATTTGATTAAGCTAGCTTTTTCCATGTACTTTTGACAATGCATTTTAAAAGCTTTAATTTCATCTTTAGTAACTCAAAGTTTATCCCTAAAGTTGGGATCAAATGAAAATTTAATTCTATTTTCCACTGCTAATTCAAATAATTGATTATATGATTTTTTTAAATTACCATCTAAAAAACCAGTAGCACTTCCAAAATGAATAAAATCTATTTTTGAAAGTTTTTCTCTATTTTCTTTTTCAAGTTGATATTCAGCATCACTATTTCTAATAAATTGGAAAAATCTTTCTTTATTTTCATCTAGTGTAACTTTAGCAATTGTAGTTGGTTTATCACTTGCTTGAACAAATTCATCTTTAACATTAAATCTTTTTATAAATTCTTTAATTAAAGGTGAAAATTCATCATTTCCTAAACTTCCCATAAAATAGCTATTATTTTTGTTAATTGCCCCAATTGAACAAGCAACATTAAATGACGCCCCTCCAACTTCGCTTTTGGTTGTGTTATTTTCTGAATAAACATCCATTAACACTTCTCCTATTGAAACTATATTTTTCATTTTATTGTCCTTTTATCTCATTTTTAAATATTATATTATTTCAATTATATGAGTACCCTTTTAATTGATTAATTTTTACATTCTTAATGTCTGTTTGAATTTCATTGTGTTTATCAATAAAGAATCGAACTGATATAGCATATTGACCTTCATTTATAAAAATTTCCATAACACTTCTATCAATTAAAATTCTTAAATTTTTAACATTTAAGTTACCCAAATTAATTATTGATGGTAAATTTTCTTCATCTTTAAAAGTGGTATTAGTTCTATCAATGATAAATTCGTTATTTATATTTGAAATTAAAATATTTTCATCTTTAGCATTTTTAATTTTAATTTTAAAATCACTACTAATTTGATTAGCAATTATTTCACTTAAACCATTTTGATAATTATAAGAAACTTTTGCTAAAGATATTTCAGTTTGTCTTAAAGCATCTATCTCTTTTATTGGTAATTGATATAAATGATCATTTTTAACAAATAAGTCTCTAGGTAATGTAAGTTGATTACTTCATGTTGTTAATTCAGGTGGAAAAGGATTAGATTTAGAATTTCCTAATCATCCTAGCATAATAACTCTTTCACCAGTATTACTAAATACTTGAGGCGCATAAAAATCAAAACCTAAATCAATTTTTATTAAATTAGTTTTATATGTAAAATTAATTTCATTATCAACTTCAACTTCTCTATATTTTACAAAATGACTTCCATCTTTAAGCGGTGTGTCTTGTTCTAGACAAGCAAAAACATATTCCCTACCATCTAATTTAAAGTAATTAGGGCATTCTAACATATAAGCATTTTGATCGTCATTTTCATCAAATTTAATATCTTTAAAATTTTCTCAAGTTTCACCATTAAATTTATAAACATTTAACATTGCTTTTAAATCAGTTGTTTGTGCACCATTTAACATAAATAATTCATTATTTTTTTCAAATACAATGGGATCTCTATAGTGACCTGAATATTTCGCTAAATCAGCTTCAAATAATAATTCTTTTGTTACTATTTTTTCTTTTAAATCAATAAATGCTTTTAAAGTGTACGCAGTTCTATCTACATCATTAAATTTAACATTTCCTGTATAATATATTTCAATTTCATTGTTTTCATTTACTCTGGCACTTCCTGAAAATACTCCATTGATATCATATTTTGTTGAAGGAATTAAAGTTAAACCTTCATAGTTATAATTTATAAAATCAGATGTTGTATATAAAGCTCATGATTTGTTGAAATGTTGAATACTAAATGGACAACTTTGCATAAAAATATAATACTTACCATCTTTATAAGTTAATCCATTAGGATCATTTGTTGATCCTGAATATCCAGCTAAATGAAATTGATTGTTGTATCAGTCGCTTTCTTTCTTATCATGTCATTTTTGAATATCTTTAAGATCTTCATTGCTTATTAAACTATATTTTTCTTTTTGCATGTACTTACTCCGCTTTGTTTTTTCTAAATTTAATTTTTCCAAATTTTAATTTGTTTTTTAATTGATCAAATTTTAATCCTAATTTAGTTTTTTTAGCCTCAACGCCTTCTTGAAATAAAAACAAAGTCAATAAGAACGCTGAACCAAATGCAATTATGTTAACTCCAATGATTCCCAATAATTTAACTCAGTCTCCTGTGTATAATAATAACCCTGGAATAACAGTAACTCCCATTCCTGGACATGTAATACTTAATATTCCTGCAAATAATCCTCCAAAGAATCCACCAATTGATGCGTAAATAAAAGGCTTAACTTTTGGCAAATTTGTTCCAAAAATTGCTGGTTCTGTAATTCCAAAGAATGTTGAAAGAGCTGCTGAGAAACCTAATTCTTTATCCGATTTATCTTTTGCCTTAATTGCAACAGCCATTGCTGCACCACCTTGTGAAATAATTGATGCTGTTCAAATAGCATTAAA is a genomic window containing:
- a CDS encoding HAD family hydrolase — protein: MIKMIAIDIDGTVFDHKTGIHQKTKDAILKAKELNIPVVIATGRNLTTIHHIAKELQIEDSLYPFVSQNGGQSFSFNHENSKEIKIYYTVSFEPKLTKELFDCANKNKIRIFAYSEDEKYAYCNKKISAFRTFMKFKTKRQKLISYNSKTDFNRLKVSKFICFGKSKHMEKFRQFAEKNDISIFAFSYVSESHSNIELNPNGVDKAYGLKYVTEQLNIDPKDVIYFGDGENDMAAIKWAGKGVAMKNAKDLVKEVADDVTALTAGEGGVGDYLFKNIFK
- a CDS encoding carbohydrate kinase family protein, with the protein product MKNIVSIGEVLMDVYSENNTTKSEVGGASFNVACSIGAINKNNSYFMGSLGNDEFSPLIKEFIKRFNVKDEFVQASDKPTTIAKVTLDENKERFFQFIRNSDAEYQLEKENREKLSKIDFIHFGSATGFLDGNLKKSYNQLFELAVENRIKFSFDPNFRDKLWVTKDEIKAFKMHCQKYMEKASLIKFSEDELLLLTEIENQEEAIKSIMQKNPTALVCITRGCNDTIFGWKNKLNYVPTILAENLVDTTGAGDAFISNLINEYVSLEINENSPTEQITEIIKKSNMFANQTVQYLGALSFLEHLK
- a CDS encoding helix-turn-helix domain-containing protein; amino-acid sequence: MANIKGNKSIILSTQEKEIIVKEHFEKQMTFSQLSKKYNVSYSAIRKWCLDYEIYGLSALESQTGKMNVKQKGKAKPSSRSLDSKDREIAMLKKQLKQANMERDIWKKFDELMRESQKKK
- the potB gene encoding spermidine/putrescine ABC transporter permease → MAKKDKKISVAFDQEQLESAIDNEIARENKIKVRQKLKEINKTLGKTKLFNFAKGKAWPILLPFFIVMILLVIIPILSIVVYSLVQPSGDLKMFEVSLEKFIRLFKNGNIMMSMGLTIAYAFIASLFCIILGYPIALIMSEMRSKILAKNMWLLITMPMWISMLLKVLGLRSLFLIMAPSALGTQIAIIIGMTYMFIPFAITPIYDALDSRRRDIEEAAMDLGCSKYKTFWGITFRSSMPGVITAITLVLLQAATSLIVVQYMGNGKINLITSIIESYFFKGSDFGFGAAISVVLAALVFLLMMVSKFFTNKFEKKGAKSWKDSSDQLTLL
- a CDS encoding IS3 family transposase, translating into MIISLSNPGLSLDNAACETFFSQLKTEEPEVLKQKDFNRIKEIIENYINYYNLIRIRIKSKNPPAYNYLKQAKSHFTNEMTYY
- a CDS encoding DDE-type integrase/transposase/recombinase, encoding MNRKFKNIVNRKWNDYKQDELWVTDVSYIPCNKGYVYLSVLKDVASGFIVGHTVSKINDNKIYKDTWKSAEKFHDSSKVKIIHSDNGYQYTSI
- a CDS encoding glycoside hydrolase family 32 protein — translated: MQKEKYSLISNEDLKDIQKWHDKKESDWYNNQFHLAGYSGSTNDPNGLTYKDGKYYIFMQSCPFSIQHFNKSWALYTTSDFINYNYEGLTLIPSTKYDINGVFSGSARVNENNEIEIYYTGNVKFNDVDRTAYTLKAFIDLKEKIVTKELLFEADLAKYSGHYRDPIVFEKNNELFMLNGAQTTDLKAMLNVYKFNGETWENFKDIKFDENDDQNAYMLECPNYFKLDGREYVFACLEQDTPLKDGSHFVKYREVEVDNEINFTYKTNLIKIDLGFDFYAPQVFSNTGERVIMLGWLGNSKSNPFPPELTTWSNQLTLPRDLFVKNDHLYQLPIKEIDALRQTEISLAKVSYNYQNGLSEIIANQISSDFKIKIKNAKDENILISNINNEFIIDRTNTTFKDEENLPSIINLGNLNVKNLRILIDRSVMEIFINEGQYAISVRFFIDKHNEIQTDIKNVKINQLKGYSYNWNNIIFKNEIKGQ
- the potA gene encoding spermidine/putrescine ABC transporter ATP-binding protein — protein: MENNILELRNVTKDYDGKVVLKGIDLNIKEGEFITLLGPSGCGKTTTLRIVAGFEKPNSGQIMFEGKDLLPIPINKRQFNTIFQSYALFPHLNVFDNIAFGLRTKKTKKDILQREVLKQIRQVGLEGFEDRNINDLSGGQKQRVAIARALVMKPKVLLLDEPLAALDVQLRQHMREELKRLQREIGITFLMVSHDQEEALSISDRVVVMNEGSIQQIGTPEDIYNEPENLWVAKFIGQSNIIEDGVFIEDNKVQIDGKAFVCDDTNFGENEKSIDIVIRPEDIEIKKVNTGFFNASVMHTTFKGVHWELLVETTKKRIWKIHTTQTFKVDDKVSIKWNDEAIHVMWKEVE
- a CDS encoding IS3 family transposase, with the translated sequence MPEYQIKFDKTFAYEVESIFKQNNARYGYPRIQIVLENKGIKVSCSKVYRYMKLLNLYSNLRIKKFIKKPKENKKHESKI